The window CGCTCAAGCACACCAGTTACCTGAACCGCACCTTTACCTTTGAAAACTTCGTCGAAGGTAAATCCAACCAGCTCGCCCGCGCGGCGGCCTGGCAAGTGGCGGATAACCCCAAGCACGGCTACAACCCCCTCTTCCTTTATGGCGGCGTCGGCCTGGGTAAAACCCACTTGATGCACGCGGTGGGTAACCATCTATTAAAGAAGAACCCGAATGCCAAGGTCGTGTACCTGCATTCCGAGCGTTTCGTGGCCGACATGGTCAAGGCGCTGCAACTGAACGCGATCAATGAGTTCAAGCGTTTCTACCGTTCGGTGGACGCATTGCTCATCGACGATATTCAGTTCTTCGCCCGCAAGGAGCGTTCGCAGGAGGAGTTTTTCCACACCTTCAACGCCCTGCTTGAAGGTGGTCAGCAGGTCATTCTCACCAGTGACCGCTACCCGAAAGAAATTGAAGGCCTGGAAGAACGCCTCAAATCGCGTTTTGGCTGGGGTCTGACGGTTGCCGTCGAACCGCCGGAACTGGAAACCCGTGTCGCGATTCTGATGAAGAAGGCCGATCAGGCCAAAGTCGAGTTGCCACACGACGCCGCGTTCTTCATTGCCCAGCGAATTCGCTCCAACGTCCGTGAGCTGGAAGGTGCGCTGAAACGCGTGATCGCCCACTCGCACTTCATGGGTCGCGACATCACCATCGAGTTGATTCGCGAATCCCTGAAAGACTTGTTGGCATTGCAGGACAAACTGGTCTCTGTGGATAACATTCAGCGAACCGTCGCCGAGTACTACAAGATCAAGATCTCGGACCTGTTGTCCAAGCGCCGTTCGCGCTCGGTGGCGCGTCCGCGTCAAGTGGCCATGGCATTGTCCAAGGAACTGACCAACCACAGCCTGCCGGAAATCGGCGATGTGTTTGGCGGTCGCGACCACACGACGGTTTTGCACGCCTGCCGCAAGATCAACGAACTTAAGGAATCCGACGCGGACATCCGCGAGGACTACAAGAACCTGCTGCGTACACTGACCACTTGATGAACACCAGCGCAGCTTATTAAGGCAAGGGACTAGACCATGCATTTCACCATTCAACGCGAAGCCCTGTTGAAACCCCTGCAACTGGTCGCAGGCGTCGTCGAGCGCCGACAGACCTTGCCGGTACTCTCCAACGTGCTGTTGGTTGTCGAAGGCCAGCAATTATCGCTGACCGGTACCGACCTGGAAGTCGAGCTGGTCGGTCGTGTGCAACTCGAAGAGCCGGCTGAAACAGGCTCCATCACCGTGCCTGCGCGCAAGCTGATGGACATCTGCAAAAGCCTGCCCAACGATGCGCTGATCGATATCAAGGTCGACGAGCAGAAGCTGGTCGTGAAGGCCGGTCGTAGCCGTTTCACCCTGTCCACTCTGCCGGCCAACGACTTCCCGACTGTCGAAGAAGGTCCGGGTTCGCTGACTTGCAGCCTGGAACAAAGCAAACTGCGTCGCCTGATCGAACGCACCAGCTTCGCCATGGCCCAGCAGGACGTGCGTTATTACCTCAACGGTATGCTGCTGGAAGTTTCCGAAGGCATTATCCGCGCTGTGGCTACCGACGGGCACCGTCTGGCCATGTGCTCGATGAAAGCCGATATCGGTCAGCCGGATCGTCACCAGGTCATTGTGCCGCGCAAAGGTATTCTCGAACTGGCGCGTCTGCTCACCGAGCCAGACGGTAACGTCAGCATCGTTCTGGGCCAGCACCACATCCGCGCCACCACCGGCGAATTCACCTTCACCTCGAAACTTGTCGACGGCAAGTTCCCGGATTACGAGCGCGTTCTGCCGAAGGGTGGCGACAAGCTGGTGTTGGGCGATCGTCAGGCACTGCGTGAAGCTTTCAGCCGTACCGCGATTCTGTCCAACGAGAAGTACCGTGGTATTCGTCTGCAACTGGCGAGCGGTCAGTTGAAGATCCAGGCCAATAACCCGGAGCAGGAAGAAGCGGAAGAGGAAGTGGGCGTTGAATACAACGGCGGCTCCCTGGAAATCGGCTTCAACGTGAGCTACTTGCTCGACGTGCTGGGCGTGATGACCACCGAGCAGGTTCGCCTGATTCTGTCCGACTCCAACAGCAGTGCGCTGGTGCAAGAGTCCGACAATGACGACTCGGCTTACGTTGTCATGCCGATGCGTCTGTAATCAGCTGACCCTGGATGTCCTTAAGTCGTGTTTCGGTCACCGCGGTGCGCAATCTGCACCCGGTGACCTTCTCCCCCTCCCCCCGCATCAACATCCTTTACGGCGCCAACGGCAGCGGCAAAACCAGTGTTCTGGAAGCCATTCATCTGCTGGGGCTTGCCCGTTCGTTTCGTAGCACGCGCCTGTTGCCGGTAATCCAGTACGAGCAACTCGCCTGTACCGTGTTCGGTCAGGTCGAGCTGGCCGAGGGTGGCCACAGCGCGCTGGGGATTTCGCGGGACCGTCAGGGCGAGTTCCAGATCCGTATCGACGGCCAGAACGCCCGCAGCGCCGCACAACTGGCGGAGATCCTGCCGCTGCAATTGATCAACCCGGACAGTTTCCGCCTGCT of the Pseudomonas sp. Seg1 genome contains:
- the dnaA gene encoding chromosomal replication initiator protein DnaA; the protein is MSVELWQQCVELLREELPAQQFNTWIRPLQVEAEGDELRVYAPNRFVLDWVNEKYLGRVLELLDEHGNGMAPALSLLIGSKRSSAPRAAPNAPLAAAQVSQAQANAAPVSTPSVQSPAPAAKRSTQKSPEISDEPSRDSFDPMSGAASQQAPVRAEQRTVQVEGALKHTSYLNRTFTFENFVEGKSNQLARAAAWQVADNPKHGYNPLFLYGGVGLGKTHLMHAVGNHLLKKNPNAKVVYLHSERFVADMVKALQLNAINEFKRFYRSVDALLIDDIQFFARKERSQEEFFHTFNALLEGGQQVILTSDRYPKEIEGLEERLKSRFGWGLTVAVEPPELETRVAILMKKADQAKVELPHDAAFFIAQRIRSNVRELEGALKRVIAHSHFMGRDITIELIRESLKDLLALQDKLVSVDNIQRTVAEYYKIKISDLLSKRRSRSVARPRQVAMALSKELTNHSLPEIGDVFGGRDHTTVLHACRKINELKESDADIREDYKNLLRTLTT
- the dnaN gene encoding DNA polymerase III subunit beta, which codes for MHFTIQREALLKPLQLVAGVVERRQTLPVLSNVLLVVEGQQLSLTGTDLEVELVGRVQLEEPAETGSITVPARKLMDICKSLPNDALIDIKVDEQKLVVKAGRSRFTLSTLPANDFPTVEEGPGSLTCSLEQSKLRRLIERTSFAMAQQDVRYYLNGMLLEVSEGIIRAVATDGHRLAMCSMKADIGQPDRHQVIVPRKGILELARLLTEPDGNVSIVLGQHHIRATTGEFTFTSKLVDGKFPDYERVLPKGGDKLVLGDRQALREAFSRTAILSNEKYRGIRLQLASGQLKIQANNPEQEEAEEEVGVEYNGGSLEIGFNVSYLLDVLGVMTTEQVRLILSDSNSSALVQESDNDDSAYVVMPMRL